CCGATTGCGGCAAAGCGTTCGCCGAACTGGCCATTGACGACGACGAGAATGCGCTCCCCCGCTTTGAGGACATTGACGAGGCACGCCTCCATCATGCCCGTTCCGGTCGCGGCCGCCATTAGAATGCGGTTTTCGGTGCCGAAGATCGGTTTCAGCTTGCGCTCGACCTCTAACAGGATTGCACTGAATTCGGGACCGCGATGCGCGAGCATGGGTTGCGCCATCGCGGTGCGTATGCACTCTGGCACCGCGGTCGGGCCCGGCAGTCTCAATCGGTAAGGCGCGGGCGGAAGATTGGTCGAGATTTCGCTTTCTTGTCGGTCGATCATCGGGGACGCTCGAATATCTGGGGGAGGGGGATACTTCGGACGCTCATGCGATTGTGTTTCAGCCTCACAATTTTGCGATCCGTCGCTGCTTGGCGGCGGTGGCGCTCTCGGCCGGCGCGATTGATGCCTGCCGATTGCAATGACAGGTGTGTATATTGTGGGGCGCGACGCCGTCAATGGCGAGCAGCCGATCGTCCTCGCTGTAGCATAATTCTCAGGACAATGGGATTGCATCGGCAAGCGCGTGAGATGCATGCACGAGCGCTTCGAGCTATGTGAGCGAGGCAGGGAGAGCAAATGAGCGTTACGGGTAACGAGGCCTTCGGACTGGGCCGCACGGGCGGCCATCGCCACCTTTTGCTTGGCAGCCGGCACATGGTTTCGGCGGGTCATTTTGCGGCCGCACATGCGGCGTTTCTCGTCCTCGAAGCGGGCGGCAACGCCGTCGATGCGGGGGTTGCCGGCGGGATCGCGCTCGGCGTGCTGCAGAGCGACCTTGTGAACGTGGCGGGCGTCGCACCCATCATGGTTTATCGCGCCGAGCGGCGGGAATTGATCACGATCGACGGCCTCGGCGTGTGGCCGAGGGCGGCAAATCCAGATTATTTCCGCACGGCGCACCGCGGCGAAATCCCCGAAGGCTTGATGCGTACGGTGGTGCCGGCAGCACCGGCGAGCTGGCTCAAGGCGCTCTTGCGCTATGGGACCATGAGTTTTGGCGAGGTAGCATCCGCCGCAATCTCGTTCGCGCGCGAAGGCTTTCCGATGCATCCGCCGATGTCCGACTATATCGCCCGCAATTCGGAACGGTATCGGCGCTGGCCTCAGAACGCCGCAATCTATCTGCCGAAGGGTCGGGCGCCCCGGGTCGGCGAAATTTTCGTGCAGCGCGATCTTGCGGCGACGCTTCAGTACATGGCGGACGAAGAAAAACCCTCGGCCAAAGGCGGCCGTGAGGCCGGTATCCGAGGTGCGCGAGACGCCTTCTATAAAGGCGACATTGCGCGGCAGATCGCTGCCTTTCACGCGGCGAATGGCGGATGGATGACGGAAGCAGATCTGGCGGGTTACGACGTGCGAATTGAGCCTGCGGTCAAGGTTCGATTCGGCGACATCGAGGTCCATACCTGTGGCCCCTGGTGCCAGGGTCCGGTTTTGGCGCAAGCGCTCAGGCTTCTCGATGGAATCGACCTTAGGGCACTCAACCACAATTCGCCCGCCTATATCCACACGGTGACCGAAGCGCTCAAACTCGCCTTCGCAGACCGGGAGGCCTATTACGGCGATCCGCAATTCGTCGACGTGCCGCTCGAAGCGCTTCTTTCGGATCGTTATTCGGCCGAGCGGCGCAAGCTTATCGACCCCGAGCGCGCAACACCCGGTATGCCGGCGGCGGGCCGGGCGTGGGCGGACCGAGCACCGCCCGAACTTGTCCTCGCAACTGGTGCAGGGGTCGGCGGCGCTGGGCCGCGCACCGCGCACGATACATCCTATATCGCGGTCGTCGACCGTCACGGCAATGCGTTCTCGGCAACACCGAGCGACAGTTCGAGCGACATGGAAATTGTGCCCGGCACGGGCTTGGCGCCCTCCTCACGAGGTTGCCAATCCTATACGATCGATGGCCACCCAAGCGCTTTGGCGCCGGGTAAACGTCCGCGCCTCACACCGAATCCCGCAATGGCCTTCTTCGGCGATCGCGTGGTAATGCCATTCGGCACACCGGGCGGGGACGTACAGAGCCAGGCGATGCTTCAAGTGCTGCTCAACGTCGCGGTATTCGACATGGATCTGCAGGCCGCGGTCAGCGCGCCGCGCTTTGCAACATACAGCTTTCCAAATTCCTTCGAGCCGCACGATTATCTGCCCGGCCGGCTCATGGTCGAGTCCCGGATGCCGAAGAAGACAATGGATGTTCTGGCGACCCTTGGCCACGATGCGCAGGCTTGGCCGGAGTGGTCTTGGCACGCTGGCTCCGTGTGCGCGGTCGTGCTCGATAAAACGACGGGCGTGCTGGCAGGTGGGGCCGATCCGAGACGTTCTTCCTATGCCGTTGGATGGTAGGTGTCGAGATCAACGCCCGTCGGCCAGCTGGATAGGGATAGTGCGCAATCCCGCGGCTTTTACCCGGCAAGGGTAGAAGGCAGGAGATCGAAGAATGCGCGCACGACGCGGACCGATAGCCGCTCCTTGAGGCAAACCGCGAATTCGGTGCTTTCGATCCTGGCGTCGCGTACGGCTACTTTGCGAAGCCGCTGATCGTGGCCGAACTCGCTTTCGAACACGGCGCCAACACCGAGGCCGGCGGCCACACCTTCGCGCGCAGCCTCTCGGCTGCCGATT
This region of Alphaproteobacteria bacterium genomic DNA includes:
- a CDS encoding gamma-glutamyltransferase gives rise to the protein MSVTGNEAFGLGRTGGHRHLLLGSRHMVSAGHFAAAHAAFLVLEAGGNAVDAGVAGGIALGVLQSDLVNVAGVAPIMVYRAERRELITIDGLGVWPRAANPDYFRTAHRGEIPEGLMRTVVPAAPASWLKALLRYGTMSFGEVASAAISFAREGFPMHPPMSDYIARNSERYRRWPQNAAIYLPKGRAPRVGEIFVQRDLAATLQYMADEEKPSAKGGREAGIRGARDAFYKGDIARQIAAFHAANGGWMTEADLAGYDVRIEPAVKVRFGDIEVHTCGPWCQGPVLAQALRLLDGIDLRALNHNSPAYIHTVTEALKLAFADREAYYGDPQFVDVPLEALLSDRYSAERRKLIDPERATPGMPAAGRAWADRAPPELVLATGAGVGGAGPRTAHDTSYIAVVDRHGNAFSATPSDSSSDMEIVPGTGLAPSSRGCQSYTIDGHPSALAPGKRPRLTPNPAMAFFGDRVVMPFGTPGGDVQSQAMLQVLLNVAVFDMDLQAAVSAPRFATYSFPNSFEPHDYLPGRLMVESRMPKKTMDVLATLGHDAQAWPEWSWHAGSVCAVVLDKTTGVLAGGADPRRSSYAVGW